Proteins found in one Amycolatopsis aidingensis genomic segment:
- a CDS encoding DUF1906 domain-containing protein produces the protein MTSGASERKAAMGHLSRRTLMRGAGAAALGGAAALALPGRAGADIASSAVRLGIDYSWGRPRPSAIVAAGYTFVCRYLSWDDTGKNLTRSEADRLRAVGLDIVSNWEYRANEALDGYSKGVSNATEAHRQAIACGMPASRPIYFSVDFDASSGQQAAINSYFDGVASVIGRGRTGAYGGYGPIDRLFDAGKITWGWQTYAWSNGRWDSRAELRQVKNGIKVDGEDCDRNEAHATDFGQWGGGPTGTASVYGVLDDGRLTYTPIDAATGDRGNVRVSTAALGFTPVAMATLNFNTLLITSTGGQLYRVDVITNRESLRYERPVHLGGGWTHRLLAYDGSGHLYGISGSGRLHRYTITATKPGAGNITDYKIIEESGFTLKTLTATGPDWLLGTTSGGALLSYKISGPGSWKRHELRSSTWQVFDHLLSPGGGVYFGHRPEGSMFRYVDANPYDGNGKDLTGNGVVDERGWTQTLLSAQPNSVH, from the coding sequence GTGACCTCCGGCGCGAGCGAACGGAAGGCAGCCATGGGACACCTTTCTCGTCGGACACTGATGCGCGGAGCCGGCGCGGCGGCACTGGGCGGCGCGGCGGCACTGGCCCTCCCCGGCAGGGCCGGGGCAGACATCGCATCCAGCGCGGTGCGCCTCGGCATCGACTACTCATGGGGGAGGCCGCGGCCGAGTGCCATCGTCGCGGCTGGGTATACGTTCGTGTGCCGCTACCTTAGCTGGGACGACACCGGGAAGAACCTGACCAGGTCCGAGGCGGACAGGTTGCGCGCGGTCGGGTTGGACATCGTCAGCAACTGGGAGTACCGGGCGAACGAGGCGCTCGACGGGTACTCCAAGGGCGTCAGCAACGCCACCGAGGCGCACCGGCAGGCCATCGCCTGCGGCATGCCGGCGTCCCGGCCGATCTACTTCAGCGTCGACTTCGACGCCAGCTCCGGGCAGCAGGCCGCGATCAACTCCTACTTCGACGGAGTGGCCTCGGTCATCGGCCGCGGTCGTACCGGGGCCTATGGCGGGTACGGGCCGATCGACCGACTGTTCGACGCCGGGAAGATCACCTGGGGCTGGCAGACCTATGCCTGGTCCAACGGCAGGTGGGACTCCCGTGCGGAGCTGCGGCAGGTGAAGAACGGCATCAAGGTGGACGGAGAGGACTGCGACCGCAACGAGGCACACGCGACCGACTTCGGCCAGTGGGGCGGCGGTCCCACCGGCACGGCGTCGGTCTACGGGGTGTTGGACGACGGTCGTCTGACCTACACGCCCATTGATGCTGCTACTGGTGATCGTGGGAATGTGCGGGTTTCTACGGCCGCCCTCGGGTTCACGCCCGTGGCGATGGCGACGTTGAACTTCAACACGCTGCTGATCACGTCCACGGGTGGTCAGCTCTACCGGGTGGACGTCATCACCAACCGTGAGTCGCTTCGCTACGAACGTCCTGTCCACCTTGGTGGCGGCTGGACCCACCGACTCCTCGCCTACGACGGAAGTGGGCACCTTTACGGTATTTCCGGTTCGGGGAGGCTGCACCGCTACACGATTACCGCTACGAAGCCGGGTGCGGGCAACATCACCGATTACAAGATCATCGAGGAGAGTGGTTTCACGCTCAAGACGCTTACCGCCACCGGCCCCGACTGGTTACTCGGCACGACCAGTGGTGGTGCTCTGCTCTCCTACAAGATCAGCGGGCCGGGGAGCTGGAAGCGTCACGAGCTCCGTTCCTCCACTTGGCAGGTCTTCGATCATCTGCTGTCGCCGGGTGGTGGTGTCTACTTCGGACACCGGCCTGAGGGGTCCATGTTCCGCTACGTCGACGCCAACCCTTACGACGGCAACGGCAAGGACCTGACCGGCAACGGCGTCGTCGACGAACGCGGCTGGACCCAAACCCTCCTCTCCGCCCAACCCAACTCCGTTCACTGA
- a CDS encoding CHAP domain-containing protein, whose protein sequence is MLTAAVVGAVTFTATLGAIASQEAAAASRSEIVSIAQGEYDNSTRNVERPMGSGCNYYTGFMRNWKSSSGCPHHGVQWRDSDWCADFVKYAWYKAGVRKVIVGDGDVLTGWARSFKEYGQTYGGWHARSSGYTPQPGDAISFDWEGNGSIDHVGVVKSANSSTVYTIEGNSSDRISQRSYSRSDGDIVGYTEPLGARDISGTASVYGVLDDGRLTYTPIDAATGDRGNVRVSTAALGFTPVAMATLNFNTLLITSTGGQLYRVDVITNRESLRYERPVHLGGGWTHRLLAYDGSGHLYGISGSGRLHRYTITATKPGAGNITDYKIIEESGFTLKTLTATGPDWLLGTTSGGALLSYKISGPGSWKRHELRSSTWQVFDHLLSPGGGVYFGHRPEGSMFRYVDANPYDGNGKDLTGNGVVDERGWTQTLLSAQPNSVTS, encoded by the coding sequence ATGCTGACTGCCGCTGTGGTGGGTGCGGTCACGTTCACCGCGACGTTGGGTGCGATCGCTTCGCAAGAAGCGGCCGCGGCGAGCAGATCGGAGATCGTGTCGATCGCGCAGGGGGAGTACGACAACTCGACGCGTAACGTCGAGCGGCCCATGGGCAGCGGCTGCAACTACTACACCGGGTTCATGCGCAACTGGAAGTCTAGCAGCGGCTGTCCGCATCACGGGGTGCAGTGGCGCGACAGCGACTGGTGCGCCGACTTCGTCAAGTACGCCTGGTACAAGGCCGGGGTCCGGAAGGTGATTGTCGGCGACGGCGATGTCCTGACCGGGTGGGCCAGGTCGTTCAAGGAGTACGGGCAGACCTACGGCGGGTGGCACGCCCGTAGCAGTGGGTACACGCCCCAGCCGGGAGACGCGATCAGTTTCGACTGGGAAGGCAACGGCTCGATCGACCACGTCGGCGTGGTGAAGTCCGCCAACAGCAGCACCGTCTACACCATCGAGGGAAACAGCAGCGACCGCATCAGCCAGAGGTCCTACAGTCGTAGCGACGGCGACATCGTCGGATACACCGAACCGCTCGGCGCGCGCGACATCTCAGGCACGGCGTCGGTCTACGGGGTGTTGGACGACGGTCGTCTGACCTACACGCCCATTGATGCTGCTACTGGTGATCGTGGGAATGTGCGGGTTTCTACGGCCGCCCTCGGGTTCACGCCCGTGGCGATGGCGACGTTGAACTTCAACACGCTGCTGATCACGTCCACGGGTGGTCAGCTCTACCGGGTGGACGTCATCACCAACCGTGAGTCGCTTCGCTACGAACGTCCTGTCCACCTTGGTGGCGGCTGGACCCACCGACTCCTCGCCTACGACGGAAGTGGGCACCTTTACGGTATTTCCGGTTCGGGGAGGCTGCACCGCTACACGATTACCGCTACGAAGCCGGGTGCGGGCAACATCACCGATTACAAGATCATCGAGGAGAGTGGTTTCACGCTCAAGACGCTTACCGCCACCGGCCCCGACTGGTTACTCGGCACGACCAGTGGTGGTGCTCTGCTCTCCTACAAGATCAGCGGGCCGGGGAGCTGGAAGCGTCACGAGCTCCGTTCCTCCACTTGGCAGGTCTTCGATCATCTGCTGTCGCCGGGTGGTGGTGTCTACTTCGGACACCGGCCTGAGGGGTCCATGTTCCGCTACGTCGACGCCAACCCTTACGACGGCAACGGCAAGGACCTGACCGGCAACGGCGTCGTCGACGAACGCGGCTGGACCCAAACCCTCCTCTCCGCCCAACCCAACTCCGTCACGTCGTGA
- a CDS encoding AfsR/SARP family transcriptional regulator: MEFRLLGPMEAVGATGPVALRGVKPRALLAALLLERGRTVPVDRLIEVVWGDDPPPTARAVLQTYVATLRRTLNDAGLPQVIASDRYGYRAEVPDNAVDARVFERHVEQGRLAAHRGEHDEAAQSFRAGLTLWRGPALGDLGESFLRAEAARLGELRLTVVEERIGADLAAGQGPGLLAELTELVTLHPTRERLRGGLMTALYRAGRQADALEVYQRGRQALQDELGIDPGPELSRLHEAILRGDPALLPAAPRPARQLPSPPADFIGRDAEIAALSTALVRPDTMPIGVISGAGGMGKSTLAHRVAHELADHFPDGQYHLELHGSTASPAGAEQLLARLLRDIDPLAAQPPGSLDEWVARYRTRLAGTRTLVVLDDAATEAQVRPLLPGSPGCAVIVTSRNRLSALAGATFTELGVLPEDAATGLLARIAGADRVSAESAAATEITRLCGRLPLAIRVAGARLVSRRQWSLARLVDRLADERHRLNELTVGDQQVGASINLSYALLPRRARTTLRRLGLLSLPSFNAWVAAAAMAVGLDEAERVLEDLVDVSLVEIEGTDPVGLIRYRLHDLISLFALERAMDEEPPADRAAAVERVLGGWIWLVERINEDSTPHLPSVQAEFRLGRAVDQEVARRVVARPYDWFRAEEDALIVAIERAAAMGLDGVAVELAAALSGTAFGGHHRVFDNPFGSWQRTHDAALTAARGNGNVLGEAALLAGLGQLYYELDDYPRSRGYLSDALSVFRAAGDARGEATALAALGAACREQGYLPEALHFLERAKQQWAGLSDPGAMGHARRLAGTVRLEMGDYPGALDDLTEALALFTEAGSRRGEGLALRNLSLYHRARDEWTRAAELARAALTIFEQTEDRLLVAYSKRALGKALLRLGDPVAAESLVADALAVARALGDPFGHACGLWVMGEVRLVDGRLYQARDCLEDSLRRWTDLRSELFRARTVHTLAKMHQALGDGPTAQRLTAEAMETFRTYGAREYAESSGG, encoded by the coding sequence ATGGAGTTTCGGCTGCTCGGACCGATGGAGGCGGTCGGCGCGACCGGGCCCGTCGCGCTGCGCGGGGTGAAGCCAAGGGCACTGCTCGCCGCGTTACTGCTCGAACGTGGCCGGACCGTCCCGGTCGACCGGCTGATCGAGGTGGTCTGGGGCGACGACCCGCCCCCCACCGCACGTGCCGTGCTGCAGACCTACGTCGCGACCCTGCGCCGGACGCTCAACGACGCGGGCCTGCCGCAGGTCATCGCCTCCGACCGGTACGGCTACCGTGCCGAGGTCCCCGACAACGCGGTGGACGCGCGGGTGTTCGAACGGCACGTGGAGCAGGGCAGGCTGGCCGCGCACCGCGGCGAACACGACGAGGCCGCACAGAGCTTCCGCGCTGGGCTCACCCTGTGGCGCGGGCCGGCGCTGGGCGACCTCGGGGAGTCGTTCCTGCGGGCCGAGGCCGCGCGGCTGGGCGAGCTACGGCTGACCGTGGTCGAGGAACGGATCGGCGCGGACCTGGCGGCGGGCCAGGGTCCGGGACTGCTCGCCGAGCTCACCGAGCTGGTCACCCTGCACCCGACCAGGGAGCGGCTGCGCGGCGGCCTGATGACCGCGCTGTATCGGGCGGGCCGCCAAGCCGACGCGCTGGAGGTGTACCAGCGCGGCCGGCAGGCCCTGCAGGACGAGCTGGGCATCGACCCCGGCCCGGAGCTGAGCCGGCTGCACGAGGCGATCCTGCGCGGCGACCCCGCCCTACTCCCGGCCGCGCCCCGCCCGGCACGGCAGCTACCCTCGCCGCCGGCCGACTTCATCGGCAGGGACGCCGAGATCGCGGCCCTGTCCACCGCGCTGGTCCGACCGGACACGATGCCGATCGGCGTCATCTCCGGCGCGGGCGGCATGGGCAAGTCGACTCTCGCGCATCGGGTGGCCCACGAGCTCGCCGACCACTTCCCCGACGGCCAGTATCACCTCGAGCTGCACGGCTCGACCGCGAGCCCGGCGGGCGCCGAGCAGCTGCTGGCTCGGCTCCTGCGCGACATCGACCCCCTGGCCGCCCAACCGCCCGGGTCGCTCGACGAATGGGTGGCCCGGTACCGGACACGGCTCGCGGGCACCCGCACACTGGTGGTGCTCGACGACGCCGCGACCGAGGCGCAGGTGCGGCCGCTGCTGCCCGGCAGCCCCGGCTGCGCGGTGATCGTCACCTCGCGGAACCGGCTCTCCGCGCTCGCCGGCGCGACGTTCACCGAACTCGGAGTGCTGCCCGAAGACGCCGCGACCGGCCTGCTGGCCCGGATCGCCGGTGCCGACCGGGTGTCGGCCGAGTCGGCGGCGGCCACCGAGATCACCCGGCTGTGCGGACGGCTGCCGCTGGCCATCCGCGTCGCCGGCGCGCGGCTGGTGTCGCGCCGGCAGTGGTCGCTGGCCCGGCTGGTCGACCGGCTCGCCGACGAGAGGCACCGGCTGAACGAGCTGACGGTCGGTGACCAGCAGGTGGGAGCCAGCATCAACCTGAGCTACGCGCTCCTCCCCCGCCGCGCGCGGACCACACTGCGCCGGCTGGGCCTGCTCAGCCTGCCGTCCTTCAACGCCTGGGTCGCCGCCGCGGCGATGGCGGTCGGCCTGGACGAGGCGGAACGCGTACTGGAGGACCTGGTCGACGTCTCGCTCGTCGAGATCGAGGGCACCGACCCGGTCGGTCTCATCCGGTACCGCCTGCACGACCTCATCAGCCTGTTCGCGCTGGAACGTGCCATGGACGAGGAGCCGCCGGCGGATCGCGCGGCCGCGGTGGAGCGGGTGCTCGGCGGGTGGATCTGGCTGGTCGAGCGCATCAACGAGGACAGCACGCCGCACCTGCCGTCGGTCCAGGCCGAGTTCCGGCTGGGCCGTGCCGTCGACCAGGAGGTCGCCCGGCGGGTCGTGGCCCGGCCCTACGACTGGTTCCGCGCCGAGGAGGACGCGCTGATCGTGGCGATCGAGCGGGCCGCGGCCATGGGCCTGGACGGGGTGGCGGTGGAGCTCGCCGCCGCGCTGTCCGGCACCGCGTTCGGCGGCCACCACCGCGTCTTCGACAACCCGTTCGGATCCTGGCAGCGCACGCACGACGCCGCGCTCACCGCCGCCCGCGGCAACGGCAACGTGCTGGGTGAGGCGGCGCTGCTGGCGGGGCTCGGCCAGCTCTACTACGAACTGGACGACTACCCCCGTTCCCGCGGTTACCTCAGCGACGCGCTGTCGGTGTTCCGGGCCGCCGGCGACGCCAGGGGCGAGGCCACTGCACTCGCAGCGCTCGGCGCCGCCTGCCGCGAACAGGGTTACCTGCCCGAGGCACTGCACTTCCTCGAACGGGCCAAGCAGCAGTGGGCGGGCCTGTCCGATCCGGGCGCGATGGGCCATGCCCGCCGCCTCGCCGGCACCGTGCGCCTGGAGATGGGTGACTACCCGGGGGCGCTGGACGATCTGACCGAGGCGCTGGCGCTGTTCACCGAGGCCGGTTCGCGTCGCGGTGAGGGCCTGGCACTGCGGAACCTGTCGCTGTACCACCGGGCCCGCGACGAGTGGACACGGGCGGCTGAGCTCGCCCGCGCGGCGCTCACGATCTTCGAACAGACCGAGGACCGGCTGCTCGTCGCGTACTCCAAGCGCGCACTTGGCAAGGCGCTGCTGCGGCTCGGAGACCCCGTCGCGGCGGAGTCACTGGTGGCGGACGCGCTGGCGGTCGCCCGCGCGCTCGGTGACCCCTTCGGCCATGCCTGCGGCCTGTGGGTGATGGGCGAGGTACGTCTCGTGGACGGCCGCCTGTACCAGGCGCGGGACTGCCTCGAGGACTCGCTGCGGCGGTGGACCGACCTGCGTAGCGAGCTGTTCCGCGCGCGGACGGTGCACACCCTGGCGAAGATGCACCAGGCGCTTGGCGACGGACCCACCGCCCAGCGGTTGACCGCGGAAGCCATGGAAACCTTCCGCACC